A window of the Thunnus albacares chromosome 15, fThuAlb1.1, whole genome shotgun sequence genome harbors these coding sequences:
- the LOC122998766 gene encoding uncharacterized protein LOC122998766 isoform X2 has protein sequence MAHRRRRQHSLPDHSDNHAPNNMDQLAFKYMMCKVESSTDSDSEISPRWSDTSTMGCVSSAPESGSLGRTLPLVHKPAGRHGCYSLFLDPYDGSSEDSDESNIDVGVSSRRARQQGKGGFRFSGRSRRFILHHSPSVVCKEVVTNGMRDVQMKCGSDSELWVCELDSLPSRSDRDGNKDLTEEMTNDSTTHTQTMDIKLQCQLDDSGLHATRSSTPHTPGCLTPVERSSSQMLDSSSERSPSPCNLRFLYKRKLGLPGTEVVELGQRKRQCVVNMEDEPEGGNSASEAC, from the exons ATGGCACACAGGAGAAGACGACAACATTCACTTCCAG aCCACAGTGATAACCATGCACCCAACAACATGGACCAGCTTGCTTTCAAATACATG ATGTGTAAAGTGGAGTCCAGCACTGATTCTGACTCTGAGATCAGCCCAAGATGGTCAGACACCAGCACTATG GGATGTGTGAGCAGTGCACCAGAGAGTGGGAGTTTAGGGCGGACATTGCCGTTAGTGCACAAGCCTGCAGGAAGGCATGGCTGTTATTCTTTG TTTTTGGATCCGTACGATGGGAGCTCCGAGGATTCTGATGAGTCAAACATCGATGTGGGTGTTTCCAGCAGGCGAGCAAGGCAGCAGGGAAAAGGTGGATTTCGGTTCTCAGGTCGGAGCAGGCGATTTATCCTTCATCACTCTCCCTCTGTTGTCTGCAAAGAAGTTGTGACAAATGGGATGAGAGATGTCCAGATGAAATGTGGGAGTGACTCTGAGCTGTGGGTCTGTGAGCTTGACTCGCTGCCCTCCCGCAGTGACAGGGATGGTAACAAAGATCTTACAgaagaaatgacaaatgattcAACAACACACACCCAAACTATGGACATAAAATTACAGTGCCAACTTGATGATTCGGGCTTGCATGCTACAAGATCCTCCACGCCTCACACACCTGGATGTCTAACCCCAGTGGAAAGGAGTTCATCCCAGATGCTAGACAGCTCCTCGGAGAGATCCCCCAGCCCCTGTAACCTCCGATTTCTTTACAAGAGAAAGCTGGGTCTCCCCGGGACAGAAGTGGTGGAGTTGGGGCAAAGAAAGAGGCAGTGTGTTGTTAACATGGAGGATGAGCCAGAGGGAGGGAACTCTGCATCTGAAGCATGTTAG
- the LOC122998766 gene encoding uncharacterized protein LOC122998766 isoform X1 gives MAHRRRRQHSLPDHSDNHAPNNMDQLAFKYMEMCKVESSTDSDSEISPRWSDTSTMGCVSSAPESGSLGRTLPLVHKPAGRHGCYSLFLDPYDGSSEDSDESNIDVGVSSRRARQQGKGGFRFSGRSRRFILHHSPSVVCKEVVTNGMRDVQMKCGSDSELWVCELDSLPSRSDRDGNKDLTEEMTNDSTTHTQTMDIKLQCQLDDSGLHATRSSTPHTPGCLTPVERSSSQMLDSSSERSPSPCNLRFLYKRKLGLPGTEVVELGQRKRQCVVNMEDEPEGGNSASEAC, from the exons ATGGCACACAGGAGAAGACGACAACATTCACTTCCAG aCCACAGTGATAACCATGCACCCAACAACATGGACCAGCTTGCTTTCAAATACATG GAGATGTGTAAAGTGGAGTCCAGCACTGATTCTGACTCTGAGATCAGCCCAAGATGGTCAGACACCAGCACTATG GGATGTGTGAGCAGTGCACCAGAGAGTGGGAGTTTAGGGCGGACATTGCCGTTAGTGCACAAGCCTGCAGGAAGGCATGGCTGTTATTCTTTG TTTTTGGATCCGTACGATGGGAGCTCCGAGGATTCTGATGAGTCAAACATCGATGTGGGTGTTTCCAGCAGGCGAGCAAGGCAGCAGGGAAAAGGTGGATTTCGGTTCTCAGGTCGGAGCAGGCGATTTATCCTTCATCACTCTCCCTCTGTTGTCTGCAAAGAAGTTGTGACAAATGGGATGAGAGATGTCCAGATGAAATGTGGGAGTGACTCTGAGCTGTGGGTCTGTGAGCTTGACTCGCTGCCCTCCCGCAGTGACAGGGATGGTAACAAAGATCTTACAgaagaaatgacaaatgattcAACAACACACACCCAAACTATGGACATAAAATTACAGTGCCAACTTGATGATTCGGGCTTGCATGCTACAAGATCCTCCACGCCTCACACACCTGGATGTCTAACCCCAGTGGAAAGGAGTTCATCCCAGATGCTAGACAGCTCCTCGGAGAGATCCCCCAGCCCCTGTAACCTCCGATTTCTTTACAAGAGAAAGCTGGGTCTCCCCGGGACAGAAGTGGTGGAGTTGGGGCAAAGAAAGAGGCAGTGTGTTGTTAACATGGAGGATGAGCCAGAGGGAGGGAACTCTGCATCTGAAGCATGTTAG